From Sediminispirochaeta bajacaliforniensis DSM 16054, the proteins below share one genomic window:
- a CDS encoding MBL fold metallo-hydrolase — protein sequence MKIRFWGVRGSLPRPLTSEQVRTKIAAVLQRARPEDLNSQLSRERFLGRLPASLFGTVGGNTTCVEVRTSGNDVILFDAGSGMQQFSSMLLKEQEHIDTFHIFFSHFHWDHLQGLPFFSKLYDRRAVLHFYSPREDLREIIEGQMRDPYFPIGLDAAAAELHFHTIDNTPLRIGDASVRWKKMRHPGESVSYRVEERGKKAIFSTDTELSEADFQKNDANRAYFEGADLVIMDSQYTLGEAIEKYNWGHSSYSLAVDFASAWKIRHLVLFHHEPEYDDRKLYAMQQSADWYRSHLKNKKIKIDLATEDLVVEL from the coding sequence ATGAAAATTCGCTTCTGGGGGGTCCGAGGTTCGCTTCCGCGGCCGCTGACGTCCGAACAAGTACGAACCAAAATTGCTGCGGTGCTCCAAAGGGCGCGGCCGGAAGATCTTAACTCTCAGCTAAGTAGAGAACGCTTTCTTGGAAGGCTTCCTGCATCGCTTTTTGGAACCGTTGGCGGGAACACGACCTGCGTTGAAGTCAGAACATCTGGGAATGATGTCATACTCTTCGATGCAGGCTCCGGTATGCAACAATTTTCTTCCATGCTGCTGAAAGAACAGGAGCATATCGATACATTTCATATCTTTTTTTCTCATTTTCACTGGGATCACCTTCAAGGGCTTCCTTTTTTTTCCAAGCTCTATGACAGGCGTGCTGTTCTCCATTTTTACAGCCCTCGGGAGGACCTTCGCGAGATTATTGAAGGACAGATGCGTGATCCCTATTTTCCCATAGGCTTGGATGCGGCTGCAGCAGAGCTCCATTTCCATACAATCGATAATACCCCCTTGCGTATCGGTGATGCGTCTGTACGCTGGAAAAAGATGCGTCATCCCGGTGAATCAGTCAGTTATCGCGTCGAAGAGAGGGGGAAAAAAGCAATTTTCTCGACCGATACCGAGCTCTCCGAGGCCGATTTTCAGAAAAACGATGCAAATCGTGCCTATTTTGAAGGTGCCGATCTTGTGATCATGGATAGCCAATACACTTTGGGTGAGGCTATCGAAAAATATAATTGGGGACACTCTTCTTATAGCCTTGCCGTCGACTTCGCTTCGGCTTGGAAGATCCGACACTTGGTGTTATTTCATCACGAACCTGAATATGACGACCGAAAGCTCTATGCCATGCAGCAGTCGGCGGATTGGTATCGCTCTCATCTGAAGAACAAAAAGATCAAAATTGATCTTGCAACGGAAGATTTGGTGGTTGAGCTATGA
- a CDS encoding YkgJ family cysteine cluster protein codes for MNTTFYEKGLRFTCTRCSRCCRHEPGFVFLSYEDLDRLILHFRMPVSLFLDRFCRTVDLGLVKRLSLQEKDNYDCILWGEDGCIAYEARPLQCRSYPFWAPHLESIDTWRALTADCPGIDRGELHSREIIEQWLFQRRKERFIDMDKDDLSWLRGVGSDDEEGR; via the coding sequence ATGAATACCACCTTTTACGAAAAGGGATTACGATTTACCTGCACTCGTTGTTCTCGTTGTTGCAGGCATGAACCCGGCTTTGTTTTTCTGTCATACGAAGATCTTGATCGCTTGATTCTGCATTTCCGTATGCCGGTTTCATTGTTTCTTGATCGGTTTTGCAGAACTGTTGATCTCGGACTTGTCAAGCGACTTAGTTTACAGGAAAAAGATAATTACGACTGTATCCTCTGGGGAGAGGACGGCTGTATCGCCTACGAGGCAAGACCCTTGCAATGCCGCAGTTATCCCTTTTGGGCTCCCCATCTTGAGTCAATCGATACGTGGAGAGCTTTGACTGCCGACTGCCCTGGGATTGACAGGGGAGAACTTCACTCACGAGAAATAATCGAACAATGGCTTTTCCAGCGGCGGAAGGAACGTTTTATCGATATGGATAAAGACGATCTTTCCTGGCTCCGTGGGGTCGGCAGTGATGACGAAGAGGGACGCTGA